The genomic segment ATCGCCGCATCGCGCGGTGGACTCTGCCGATCTGGTTCTACGTATCGGTGACCGGAGTCGTCGTGTACCTCATGCTCTATCGGATCGCGCGGTGAACCTCGGCGCCGCCGCCGCGACCGCGGCGGTCTCCTCGCTCCTTCGCGCCTACGACTTGACCTGGCGCATCGAGCGGGTGCACGGCGAGCGGTGGACGCGGCTTCGCGATTCCGGCGATCCGTTCATCTTCGCGCTCTGGCACGGCCGGATGCTCGTGCCCATCTGGTCGCATCGCGGGCAGCGGGTCGCCACGATGGCTTCGAAATCGAAGGATGGGGAGATCATCACGAGGTGGCTCGCCGGACACGGCTACGTGCCGGTGCGCGGCTCGACGAACAAGGGGGGCGCGCGAGGCATCGTGCGGCTCGCCCGCCTCGTCGCCGAAGGCCACCCGGCGGCGCTGACGGTGGACGGGCCGAAGGGCCCTCCGCGCGCCGTGCAGGAAGGGATCGTGACGCTCGCCCGCCGCACGGGGGCGTGGATCCTTCCGATATCGGGGAGCGCGACGCGGCCGCGTTTCCTGAAGTCGTGGGACCGATACCTCGTGCCGAAGGCCTT from the Thermoanaerobaculia bacterium genome contains:
- a CDS encoding lysophospholipid acyltransferase family protein produces the protein MNLGAAAATAAVSSLLRAYDLTWRIERVHGERWTRLRDSGDPFIFALWHGRMLVPIWSHRGQRVATMASKSKDGEIITRWLAGHGYVPVRGSTNKGGARGIVRLARLVAEGHPAALTVDGPKGPPRAVQEGIVTLARRTGAWILPISGSATRPRFLKSWDRYLVPKAFSRNFVVYAEPFRIGAEDDAAACARIKAGIDSATAEADARAGVIPPAPW